Within the Acidipropionibacterium acidipropionici genome, the region CAGCACCCCGACGTCGGCGTCGCGGCGGAAGGCCAGCTGCAGCCCGAAGGAGGCCAGGATCACCACCACCGAGGTGAGGAACAGCACCCGCACCAGGCGCTTCCGGGAGAACCGCAGAGCCACCGTCGGCAGCGGGGAGTCCGACGACGTCCCCTCGGTGATGGCACCGCAGAGCGGGCAGCGGGCCCACTCCCCCTCGATCTCCACCCCACATTTCGGGCAGTTCCTCATGACGGTGCCCCGCTGATCTCAGCCTCGGTGACCCTCTCCATCGCCACCTGCACCGGGACGCCCTGCCCGGTGAGCAGCCTGGCGAACTCCCGCACATGCCCCACCTCGACGAAGGGGGAGGTGAAGCTGACGGTGAGCAGCCCGGCGTGGGAGAGGGCGCAGAACTGCGGTCTCACCGCCGCGGTGTGGAAGGTCATCCGTCCGACATGGGACTCCGCGGGCTCGGGCAGCACCACCCTGCCCAGGTTCGACACCGCGACCGTCAGAGCCTGATTGTTGCCACGATTGATGCTGCGCAGGATCACGTCCTTGAGGATGCTCGGCACGATTCTCAGCAGTGGCATCCGCTCGAAGCGGATGAGCTTGTGGAGTTTGCGGTGAAGGGCCTCGCGGGTGGCGGCGGGGCGGAACTGGGCGTCCAGATCGCGAGCCACCGCCGTCACCGAGTTGTCGGCATCGCGGTAGTCGTGTTCGACGCGGATCGTGGCGAAGAAGTTGCGAGCCGAGGCCGAGGGGAAGAACTGTCTCAGGTTGACCGGGATCGACGCCGTCATCACCGGGGCCCGCCGGGTCGACGGGGTCGCCCGGCGGACCGACTCCAGGAACAGCGCCGTCAGATGCACCGTGAGCCCGACCCCGTCGCTCTTGGCCGCGGCCAGGACGGGGGCGGCGGGCATGGTGAGTTCGACGAGCCGGGTGCGGTCGTCGGGGGTGCGGACCCCCCGGACCCGCTGGACGTGACGGCCCAACGGATGCCGTGGCCCCCGGTCCCCCGACGACTTCTCGGGAGCACGGCCCCGGAAGTAGTGCGCGAAGCTGTCGGGGGCGAGCTCCTGGGGCGGGTGCGCGTTCTCGACCGGTGGTACCGGATCGTCGGGGTGACGCAGCCGGGCGTAGGCGGCCAGCAGGTCGGTGAGGAACCACAGTGCACCGGTGCCGTCCGACAGGGCGTGGAAGATCTCCAGAATGATGCGGCGCCGGTGATGCATCACCCGGAACAGCAGGTTCCGGCGATCGGGCTGGTAGATCGGTGCGCAGGGGTACTGCACATCGGGGCCGACCTCCGGCCGCAGATCCGAGTCCTGGAGGTAGTACCAGAAGATTCCCCGCCGCAGCACGGCGTGGTAGAGGGGGTACTGGTCGAAGGTCTCGTCCAGGGCCTGCTGCAGCAGCTCGGGGGCGACGTCGTCGTCCATCTCGGCGCTGATCCGGAAGACCTTCGGATCGATCTCGCTGCGGGCCGCGAGGAAGATGTTGGAGGCGTTGTCCAGCGCCACCCAGGTGCGCCTGGTCATGGCCGCTCCCCACCGGCGTCCTCATCGAGGAAGGCGTTGATCTGCTCGTAGGCCTCACGCAGCGGCCGGGCGAAACGAGGCAGGGTGATGAACCCATGGAGGGCCCCGGGCACCCGGTGGATCCTCACCCGGTTGCCGGCCTCCTGGAGGCGTCTGCCGTAGGCCTCCCCCTCATCGCACAGCAGGTCCAGCTCGGCGCTGATGAGCAGCGTGTCGGGCTGGCCGGAGAGGTCGGTGGCCATCAGCGGAGAGACCCGCGGGCTGCGGCGCTGTGCCGGGTCGGGGGCGTAGAGCTCAAGGTAGTCCTGGACCTCCGTGTTGGTGAGCCGGTAGTCGGCGCCGTGCTCGCGCACCGAGGCGAAGGGGGAGGTCTGCGGGTCGTGGTCCCAGTGGGTGACCGGGTAGAGCAGGACCTGACGGCCGGGCATCGCCGAGTGCTGTTCGCGCAGCATGAGGTTGGTGACGGCGGCCAGGTTGGCGCCGGCGGAGTCGCCGACCATGACGATCCGCGACGGATCTGCGACTCCGGCGATGTCGGGCTCGTCCAACACCAGCCGGGCGATCCGGTGGCAGTCCTCCAGGCCCGCCGGGAAGGGGTACTCGGGGGCGAGCCGGTAGTCGACCGACGCGACGACGGCCCCCGTGAGCTCGGCCATGGTGAGGCAGGCCGGGGTGTAGGAGTCGATGTCTCCTGTGACCCATCCCCCTCCGTGGAAGAAGAGCAGCACCTCGTCGCGGCGCACCGCAGACGGTTCGAAGACGCGGACCGGGATGGAATGGCCGCCGTCGGCCGAGCGCACCTCCCGGTCCAGGTCGTGGTAGCGCATCGCCGGCAGGGCGGCCATCTGGCGCTGCAGCCGCCGGACCTTCTCGTAGTCCTCGCGCATGTTGACCCGTGGGGCGGCGAAGAGACTCATCACGGCGCGCGCCAGCCGGCTGACGGGCCGGTGGGTCGGATGATCGGTTCCCATGCCTCCAGCCTAGGGAGGCGGGGCCGAACCGAGGTGGGGACAGCCCGACAACCGGAGGCCGGGTGACCTGATGGCCGTCGGCCGCGCCGGCTTCTAGGTTGGGGACCATGCGAAGTTCACCGGTGTCACGATGGTTCTCGAATGTGGGGCGGCGCTACGGCTACGAGTTCTGCGGGTTCGTCGTCGCCGTGGTCGCCTTCGTCCTGGTGATCCCCTTCTTCTTCCTCGGGGTCGGCACCACCATCATCTGGATCGGCCTGCCGATCCTGGTCTTCGCCACCCTGCTGGCCAGGGGCTTCGCGTTCACCGAGCGCGCGATGATGCGAGGGATGCTGAGGGTCGACGCCCCGACTCCGCAGCGCAGGGAGCCCCGCGCCGGGGCGGGCTGGTTCTCGAGGATGCTGACGCCGCTGCGCGACCCCCAGTCGTGGCTCAACATGGCCTGGGTCTTCGTCGACTTCTTCCTGAAGGTCGTCACCTTCATCATCTCCACCGTCTGGTTCGCAGCCTCCCTGGTGACGATCGCCGGGCCCGTCACCGAGATCCTGCTGCGACTGGTGCTGCCGGAGGACGACTACAGCGGTCTGGGCGAGCTGCTGGGGTTCAGGGGCCAGGCCGCACTGGTCTTCGACCTCGTCTCCGAGTTCCTCGTCGGGCTGGTCTTCCTGCTCACCCTGTCCCCCGTGCTGCGCGGCCTGACCGGCCTGCACCGGGCCATCAGTCACGGCATGTTGTGCTCGCGCTGGGACGCCCAGCAGGAGCTGGAGCGCACCAGGGCGTCGCGCTCGGCCGGCCGGGTGGCGGAGTCCGAGGGGCTGCGCCGGCTGGAACGGGATCTGCACGACGGGCCGCAGCAGCGCCTCATCCGCTCCTCGATGGATCTGGCCCGGGCCGAGCGCCTCCTCGGCAATGATCCGGAGCGGGCCGCCTCTCTCATCGGCGAGATCCGCAGCCAGACCAACGCCACGCTGGCGGAGCTGCGTCAGCTGTCGCGCGGCATCGCCCCGCCGCTGCTGGTGGACCGCGGGCTGGAGGCGGCGCTGGCCGAGATCGCCGGCAACTCGACGATCCCGACGTCGGTCGACTGCCCTCCGGGACGACTCCCCCTGCATGTGGAGACCGGCATCTACTACGTGGCCTCCGAGGCCCTGGCCAATGCGAACAAGCACTCCCGGGCGGCGTCCATCACGATCACCGTGACCCTCGACCGTCGCAACGCGAGGGTGCGTATCGTCGACGACGGGATCGGTGGAGCCCAGAACCTGGCGGGCCACGGTCTGCAAGGATTGGCCGAGCGGGTGGCCTCGCTGGAGGGCGCCCTGAGAATCGACTCCCCGGCCGGGGAGGGCACCACGGTGGAGGCGGTGATCCCATGCGAATCGTGATCGCCGACGACTCGGCGCTCATCCGGGAGGGTCTGAGACTGATTCTGGAGGACGCCGGCCACGAGGTGGTGGCCACGGCCGGTTCCGAGCCCGAGCTCGTCGCCGAGGCGCTGCGCACCCGCCCCGATCTCACCATCGCCGACATCCGGATGCCCCCGCACCACACCGACGAGGGGCTGCGGGCGGTCAAGCGGATCCGCTCGGAGTGGCCGGGCGCACCGGTGCTGCTGCTCAGTCAGTACGTCGTGGTGTCCTACGCCGAGGAGCTCATGGCATCGGGGTCGCAGGCCACCGGCTACCTCCTCAAGGACCGGGTCTCCGACATCGACGCCTTCACCGACGCCGTGGACAGGGTCGCCTCCGGAGGCCTGGTGATGGACCCGGAGGTCGTCTCCCAGGTGATCTCGGCGCAGCGGCACACGCCGCTGGACACGCTGACCGCCCGGGAGCGCGAGGTCCTCGAACTCATCGGTCAGGGCCTCACCAATGCCGCGATCGCCGAGCATCTGGTGGTCACCGACGGCGCCGTGGAGAAGCACATCCAGCGGATCTTCGCCAAGCTGGGGCTGTCCGCCGACGCGAATGTGCACCGCCGGGTGATGGCGGTGCTCACTCTGCAGAACGGCTGACCGCCCTACTGCCGGATCAGAGGGCCGAGCCGATCCTCTCGGAGAACTCGACGAGCCGGTTCGAGAATCCCCACTCGTTGTCGTACCAGCCGAGCACCTTGACCTGGCGTCCGGCGACCTTGGTCAGCGGGGCGTCGTAGATCGAGGAGTAGGGGTTGCCGGCGATGTCGGCCGAGACGATCGGGGCCGTCGAGTACTGGAGGTACCTGCCCAGACGCTGCGACTCCGACGCCTCCTTGAAGGCCGCGTTGACGTCGTCGACGCTCACCGTCTTGTCCAGCACGGCGGTGAGATCGGTGATGGAGCCGACCGGCACCGGGACCCTCAGCGCGAATCCGGTGAGCCGTCCGTCCAGTTCCGGGATCACCGTGCCGATGGCCTTGGCGGCCCCCGAGGTGGTGGGGATGGTGGACAGGGCGGCGGCGCGGGCGCGGCGGAGGTCCTTGTGCGGGGCGTCGTGGAGGCGCTGGTCGCCGGTGTAGGCGTGCACGGTGGTCATCAGGCCGGACTCGATGCCGAAGGAGTCGTTGAGCACCTTGGCCAGCGGGGCCAGCGAGTTGGTGGTGCACGACCCGTTTGAGAAGACGTCGGCGGCGCTCGGGTCGAGAGTGTCGTCGTTGACTCCGAGGACGAAGGTGGGCACGTCTCCCTTGGCCGGGGCCGATACGATGACCTTCTTCGCCCCGCCCGACAGGTGCGCCCGGGCCTTCTGCCCATCGGTGAAGCGACCGGTCGACTCGATGACGACGTCGACCCCCTGGTCCCCCCAGCCGATGGCGGCGGGGTCGGGCTCGGAGAGGACCGCGATCGAGCGGTCGCCGACGTGGATGGTGCTCCCCTCGACCGTGACCTGGTCGAGATGCCCGGAGATGGAGTCCCATTCGAGCAGGTCGGCCAGGGTGGCGGCGTCGGTGAGGTCGTTGACGGCGACCACCTCGACGTCGGCGTCATTGGCCAGTGCGGCGCGCAGGTAGGTGCGCCCGATGCGGCCGAATCCGTTGATTCCGATTCGTACAGTCATGTCAGCTGTCCTTTCGTGAGGTCTGCGGTGATGGGGTCATCGACACAGCCCGGAGCAGATCGACCGCTCCGGCCCGGGCACTGTCGAAGGGGGCCCGGTCCTGCGCCGCGATCGCCAGGACGTAGCCGCCCTGGATCGATGTGGTCATGAGGTCTGCCAGGTGGTCGGCGTCCAGGCTGTCGGGCAGCTCCCCGGCGTCCATCGCCTCGGCGATGACCCCCGCCAGCATCGTGTGGATGGTGGCGAAGGAGTTCTTGACCGGTGCCAGCAGGGCCGGATCGGACACCACCTCAGGGTCCTGGGTGAGACGGCCGACCTTGCAGCCCTTCAACGGCTCGTGGTCGTCGCGCGTCAGGTAGCCGATGAGTCGCTCCAGCGGCGAACCGGGGCCCTCCAGGATGTCGACGGAGCCGGGCAGCAGGGTGCTGCAGTTGTGCTCCACGGCCGCCACGCCCAGATCCCGCTTCGAGGGGAAGTGGTAGTACATGCTCCCCTGCCCCACCCCGCAGCGCTCGCGCACCGCGCGGGGGCTCGTCGCGGCGTATCCGCGCTCCCACAGGAGGTCGCTCATCGCATCGACCAGTTGCTCTCTCGATCCCACGCAGATCACTGTACCTACCTCTAGGTACAGACACAACCCCCTTCCCCGCACCGGCCGGGACCTACAGTGAGCCGGGTGCACGACGTGACAGACGGTGACCATCAGCCGGCCGCAGCGCCGGCCTCCGGCCGATTCGGAAGGGAGTCGCTCGAGCGGCTCATGACATTCGGGGACGCCGTGGTGGCCATCGCCATCCCCCTCATCGTGCTGCCCCTGGTCGACACCGCGATGGATGTGGACACGCGGCGGGGTTCTTCTCAGGGCACTGGGACACCCTGCTCGCAGCAGCGCTCTCGTTCGTGGTGGTGGCGGTCACCTGGCACGCCCACCACAAGTTGTTCATCGGCGCGAGCGGTTACAACGCCACGATCTTCTGGTTGGAGGTCGTCTGGCTCGCCGCCGAGGTCTTCCTGCCGGTCGCGACCGTCCTCGACGTCCTGGGCGACGGGGTCGGCCGCGCCGCCCTGGGCACCTACATCGGAGACCTGCTCCTCATCGTGTCCACCATGCGTTTCCAGGGGGTCGTCCTGGAGAGAACGGGCCTGGTCCCCCGCTCCCGGGGCCCGTGGTGGGCGCGTTGGCACGTCGTCGTGACCTGGTGCGTCATTCTGGTTCTGGCCCTGACGTTCCCGGGCGTCGGCGGGTACTGGATGCTGCTCGCACTCGTCGACGCCCTGGTCGTCAGGATGATCGGCCTCAGCTCAGCGCGGCGAGGATCTGACGGTTGAAGGCCGGCAGATCGTTCGGGGTCCGCGAGGTGATGAGGGTGTATCCGTTGGCGGGGCACACCTTCGCCTCCTCGTCGACCCAGGTGGCTCCGGCATTGGCGAGGTCGGCCTGGAGGGTCGGGTAGGAGGTGAGCGTCTTGCCCTTGGCGACACCGGCATTGATGAGCAGCCAGGGCCCGTGGCAGATGGCCGCCACCACCTTGCCAGCCCCGGCCACACCGGCGACGATCCGCTGGGCGTCCCGGTCGACACGAAGGCCATCGGCATTGATCGTGCCGCCCGGGATGACGACCGCGTCGTAGTCCTCGGCCTTCGCCGAGGCCAGTGCCAGGTCGGGATCCACCGTCGGGCCGGGTTCCCGGTCCCCCTTGAGGGTCTGGATCGGGGAGACCTCGGGAGCGGCGACCGTCACCTCGGCGCCCTGCTCCTTGAGATACTCCAACGGCTTGCCGATCTCATCGGTCTCGGTGCCGTAATTCGTCGAGATGATCAGAATCTTCTTGCCGGTCAGTTCGGACATTGAGAATTCCTCCTCAGAGACTGCGTTCACCCACTGCAACAGGACCCCGCTTTCATGTGTTCCACCCGGAGTGGAAGAGTTGACCCATGGGGTCCACAGACCAACAGAACCAGCAAGATCAACGAATTCAACAGCTGGCAAGCAATATCCGCTCGGCCTGCCGGGTTCGCAGATGGCAGGCCGGGGAGCTGGCCGACGAGGTCTCGCGCAGAGGGGTGACGCTCACCGAGGAGGCCGCCGCAGAGTTGCTCGCCGGCGACCGGGAACCGCTGATCGGGGAGGCCGCGGCCGTGGCCGCCGCCTTCGGCACCTCCGTCGACGCCCTCATGACCAGCCCCGACGATTTCGAGCGCACCCTGGCCTGGACGTCGGTGCGTCACAGCTACAAGGAGGCCAGGCGCCGCCTCATGAGATCGGCCGCCGATTACGAGACGGCCGCCGAGATGCTGTGCGACTACATGGACGGGGACTCGCATATCCCCCCTCTGGAGCGCGACGATCTGGAGCATCAGCTGGCCCAGTCCTGCGCCTGGGTGGCGATGGACGGTTACGAGGACCACAACCCGTGGCGGAAGCGCTGGGGCATCGACGTCGACCCCGACGACCCGGTGACCAAGATCTAGCCCAGCAGGTATTCGGCCACAGACCGCACCGCCGGGTCGGGGTCCCGGGCGAGCCCCGCCAGCACCTCTGCGGCGTCCGTCCCGCCGACCTCCCCGAGAGCCTGGGCGATCCGGCTGCGGACCTGCGAGGCATCGGCGCCGCGGGAGTCCAGACGGGCGGACAGCGCGTCGACCACCTCGGCAGCCGCATCGGGCGAGGCGTGGGCGAGTGTCGCCAGCGCCTCGGCCGCCTCGACGTCATTCATTCCCGCGACCACCATCGTCACGAGCCGGGCGATGAGCACCCTGGGCTCGGCGGCGCCCGATCCACGCCGTGCCAGGAAGAGGGCGGCGTGCCCGGCGACGGCCAGGTCCGGATCGCCGAGGAAGCCTGCGAGCAGGGACGACGAGGCGGGATCGTCGAACTCGTCGAGTGCGAGCACGATCCTCAGGCGCACCTGCCGGTCGATGTCGCGCGCTCTGTCCGCCAGCGCCTCCAGAGCGGGGCGTCCCGCACGGGCCACCGCCCAGCGCAGGGTGCCGGCGACGCCGTCATCGGGCTCGTCCAGATAGCTGTCGACGAGTTGACCGGCCATCCGCGGGCCCTCCTCACCCGTCGGCTCGGACCCTGTCGACAGCGCCGCGGCGACGCGCCGGGCGGGGTCTCCCGAGCGCAGTGCCGACAGCAGCCCGACGACGTCGAGAACGTCCTGGCGGCTGCGGGGCTCGCTGGCCTCGATCCCGCGCAGGCGAACCAGGAGTGAGTGCTCGGCGGCGATCCTGGCCTCGGTCTCGCCGATGAGCCGCTCGATCACCCCGGCGGCGTCGAAGTCGGGATCATCCAGGGCCTGCCCCACCTGGGCCAGGGACAGGCCCAGGGTGCGCAGCGCCTCGGCCGCCAGCAGCCGCTGGAGATCCTGCGGCCCGTACTCGCGGTATCCGGTGCCGGTGCGCGCCGAGGGCTTCACCAGGCCGATGCGGTCGTAGTGGCGCAGCATCCTCACGCTCACCCCGGAGCGACGCGACACCTCACCGATCAGCATGAGGTCATTCTCCCAGGGCGTAGACCCGCTTGGCCTCCTCGACGGCGTCATCGAATGCGGTGTCGGGATCGTCCAGCATGGTGAGGACGGCCCGGGCATGCACCCGGGCACGCCGCCCGCCCTCGGCGGCCACCTCGTCCAGGACGGGGCGCGAGGCCTCGCCCAGGCCCAGCAGAGCCATCCCGAGGCTGAGCCTCATGCCTCGATCGCCGCGTCCCAGCTGGGTGGCCAGACGCCGGGCCAGGGCCTCCTGACCGCCGTCGGGCACCAGCGCGACCGCTGCCCGCCATGCCGCCCTGGCGATCTCGACATCCTCGGATGCGATGAACTCGTCGGTGACGGCCGGCCAGCCGCGCGGATCGCCCACCTTCGACAGAGCGTGGAGGGCCTGCGCCCTGGCCTCGGGGTTGGCCGATCCGAGCTCGGCGATGAGGGCCGGGACGGTGACGTCGGCGGGGTGACTGAGCAGCGCCCAGACGAGCATGTCGCGGACGAAGAAGTCGGGATCGACGCCGGCGCGCCCGATGAGCACGGGCACATCACCGGGCTGCGGATCGGCTCCGGCGGCCATCGCCACCTGAAGCCGCTGCGAGGGCGAGGTGGATTCGAGGGCCCGGATGAGCTGCTCTGTCGTACGGGGGTTCCTGGGGTTCGTGGTCATGTCGACCTCCTTCTGCCCATTCACTGAACAACCTGACACCGTGTGAGAGTCAAACGGTCCGGCTACGCTGCGGGCGATCACCGCTCAGGTGTCG harbors:
- a CDS encoding alpha/beta hydrolase; protein product: MGTDHPTHRPVSRLARAVMSLFAAPRVNMREDYEKVRRLQRQMAALPAMRYHDLDREVRSADGGHSIPVRVFEPSAVRRDEVLLFFHGGGWVTGDIDSYTPACLTMAELTGAVVASVDYRLAPEYPFPAGLEDCHRIARLVLDEPDIAGVADPSRIVMVGDSAGANLAAVTNLMLREQHSAMPGRQVLLYPVTHWDHDPQTSPFASVREHGADYRLTNTEVQDYLELYAPDPAQRRSPRVSPLMATDLSGQPDTLLISAELDLLCDEGEAYGRRLQEAGNRVRIHRVPGALHGFITLPRFARPLREAYEQINAFLDEDAGGERP
- a CDS encoding MerR family transcriptional regulator encodes the protein MLIGEVSRRSGVSVRMLRHYDRIGLVKPSARTGTGYREYGPQDLQRLLAAEALRTLGLSLAQVGQALDDPDFDAAGVIERLIGETEARIAAEHSLLVRLRGIEASEPRSRQDVLDVVGLLSALRSGDPARRVAAALSTGSEPTGEEGPRMAGQLVDSYLDEPDDGVAGTLRWAVARAGRPALEALADRARDIDRQVRLRIVLALDEFDDPASSSLLAGFLGDPDLAVAGHAALFLARRGSGAAEPRVLIARLVTMVVAGMNDVEAAEALATLAHASPDAAAEVVDALSARLDSRGADASQVRSRIAQALGEVGGTDAAEVLAGLARDPDPAVRSVAEYLLG
- a CDS encoding TetR/AcrR family transcriptional regulator, with the protein product MGSREQLVDAMSDLLWERGYAATSPRAVRERCGVGQGSMYYHFPSKRDLGVAAVEHNCSTLLPGSVDILEGPGSPLERLIGYLTRDDHEPLKGCKVGRLTQDPEVVSDPALLAPVKNSFATIHTMLAGVIAEAMDAGELPDSLDADHLADLMTTSIQGGYVLAIAAQDRAPFDSARAGAVDLLRAVSMTPSPQTSRKDS
- a CDS encoding sensor histidine kinase, translated to MRSSPVSRWFSNVGRRYGYEFCGFVVAVVAFVLVIPFFFLGVGTTIIWIGLPILVFATLLARGFAFTERAMMRGMLRVDAPTPQRREPRAGAGWFSRMLTPLRDPQSWLNMAWVFVDFFLKVVTFIISTVWFAASLVTIAGPVTEILLRLVLPEDDYSGLGELLGFRGQAALVFDLVSEFLVGLVFLLTLSPVLRGLTGLHRAISHGMLCSRWDAQQELERTRASRSAGRVAESEGLRRLERDLHDGPQQRLIRSSMDLARAERLLGNDPERAASLIGEIRSQTNATLAELRQLSRGIAPPLLVDRGLEAALAEIAGNSTIPTSVDCPPGRLPLHVETGIYYVASEALANANKHSRAASITITVTLDRRNARVRIVDDGIGGAQNLAGHGLQGLAERVASLEGALRIDSPAGEGTTVEAVIPCES
- a CDS encoding response regulator transcription factor: MRIVIADDSALIREGLRLILEDAGHEVVATAGSEPELVAEALRTRPDLTIADIRMPPHHTDEGLRAVKRIRSEWPGAPVLLLSQYVVVSYAEELMASGSQATGYLLKDRVSDIDAFTDAVDRVASGGLVMDPEVVSQVISAQRHTPLDTLTAREREVLELIGQGLTNAAIAEHLVVTDGAVEKHIQRIFAKLGLSADANVHRRVMAVLTLQNG
- a CDS encoding HEAT repeat domain-containing protein — translated: MTTNPRNPRTTEQLIRALESTSPSQRLQVAMAAGADPQPGDVPVLIGRAGVDPDFFVRDMLVWALLSHPADVTVPALIAELGSANPEARAQALHALSKVGDPRGWPAVTDEFIASEDVEIARAAWRAAVALVPDGGQEALARRLATQLGRGDRGMRLSLGMALLGLGEASRPVLDEVAAEGGRRARVHARAVLTMLDDPDTAFDDAVEEAKRVYALGE
- the gap gene encoding type I glyceraldehyde-3-phosphate dehydrogenase, with translation MTVRIGINGFGRIGRTYLRAALANDADVEVVAVNDLTDAATLADLLEWDSISGHLDQVTVEGSTIHVGDRSIAVLSEPDPAAIGWGDQGVDVVIESTGRFTDGQKARAHLSGGAKKVIVSAPAKGDVPTFVLGVNDDTLDPSAADVFSNGSCTTNSLAPLAKVLNDSFGIESGLMTTVHAYTGDQRLHDAPHKDLRRARAAALSTIPTTSGAAKAIGTVIPELDGRLTGFALRVPVPVGSITDLTAVLDKTVSVDDVNAAFKEASESQRLGRYLQYSTAPIVSADIAGNPYSSIYDAPLTKVAGRQVKVLGWYDNEWGFSNRLVEFSERIGSAL
- a CDS encoding type 1 glutamine amidotransferase domain-containing protein; protein product: MSELTGKKILIISTNYGTETDEIGKPLEYLKEQGAEVTVAAPEVSPIQTLKGDREPGPTVDPDLALASAKAEDYDAVVIPGGTINADGLRVDRDAQRIVAGVAGAGKVVAAICHGPWLLINAGVAKGKTLTSYPTLQADLANAGATWVDEEAKVCPANGYTLITSRTPNDLPAFNRQILAALS